The Pyrenophora tritici-repentis strain M4 chromosome 10, whole genome shotgun sequence genome contains a region encoding:
- a CDS encoding Dienelactone hydrolase encodes MKNFFTIAIAALVFDSAVASPLIVETRQSGSGNGPFGPGTFKTDSSLAGHTIYYPTKSTGSTKIPVLVWGNGACSTDGKSNSALLQQIASHGFLAISEGSPNGGGSSSAATMKAAIDWVTKVAGTGAYANVDASKIMAAGFSCGGVQAMDNINDPRVDTIGVVSSGLLSNTNAAKSWKKPVLFVMGGSGDIAYNNGERDFKNLPAGTPSWKGNIPVGHGGTLGDANGGKFGKAILNWMLWTMKGDQAAAQYFTSGYQADGWQVQTHDLNLLKPF; translated from the exons ATGAAGAACTTCTTTACCATCGCCATTGCTGCACTCGTCTTCGACAGTGCAGTCGCATCTCCTCTCATTGTAGAGACGCGCCAG TCAGGAAGCGGCAACGGCCCCTTCGGCCCCGGCACTTTCAAGACAGACAGCTCCCTAGCTGGCCACACAATCTACTACCCCACCAAGAGCACCGGCTCAACCAAGATACCGGTACTCGTCTGGGGCAACGGCGCCTGCAGCACTGACGGAAAGTCTAACAGTGCGCTCCTCCAGCAGATCGCCAGTCATGGCTTTCTTGCCATTTCTGAGGGCAGTCCCAATGGCGGAGGTAGCTCCAGCGCTGCTACTATGAAGGCAGCGATTGACTGGGTCACAAAGGTCGCTGGTACAGGCGCCTATGCCAACGTCGACGCTAGCAAGATTATGGCGGCGGGATTCTCGTGTGGTGGTGTCCAGGCCATGGACAACATCAATGATCCTCGCGTCGACACCATCGGTGTCGTCAGTTCGGGACTGCTCTCGAACACAAACGCAGCAAAGAGCTGGAAGAAGCCTGTTCTATTTGTTATGGGCGGTTCGGGAGATATTGCCTACAACAAC GGCGAACGCGACTTCAAGAACCTCCCTGCTGGCACACCCTCATGGAAGGGTAACATTCCTGTCGGTCACGGCGGTACTCTGGGCGATGCCAACGGCGGAAAGTTCGGAAAGGCCATTCTCAACTGGATGCTGTGGACAATGAAGGGTGACCAAGCTGCGGCCCAGTACTTCACAAGTGGATACCAGGCCGATGGATGGCAAGTACAGACGCACGACTTGAACCTACTCAAGCCGTTTTGA
- a CDS encoding penicillin binding protein (AmpC, Beta-lactamase class C and other penicillin binding protein), translating into MDWAGIILERVTKQTLSTYFTAHIFTPLSIPPTSATFFPPSTLHPHLAKLHTRDPITHVLSERPHLFQAALSCPPQTQPSFYQSGGAGLFCRPTAFTTLLAVLLNSGACPSTNTRILAPSSVDLLFTNQIPTQPNFARGNPPPADASLVNEADDMYPQKGDPAQGWGYGGFLTLEEGETGRSGGTMWWMGLANCFWWVDRERSVAGCLGAQVLPGGDEHVVRAWGEVEKGVYGGLVG; encoded by the coding sequence ATGGATTGGGCCGGAATAATTCTCGAACGCGTAACCAAGCAAACCCTATCTACCTACTTCACCGCTCACATCTTCACCCCTCTCTCCATCCCCCCAACCTCCGCAACCTTCTTCCCCCCATCCACTCTGCACCCGCACCTCGCCAAACTCCACACTCGCGACCCCATCACACACGTCCTGTCTGAACGCCCCCACCTCTTCCAAGCCGCCCTCTCCTGCCCACCCCAAACTCAACCCTCCTTCTACCAATCCGGCGGCGCAGGTCTCTTCTGCCGCCCAACAGCCTTCACAACCCTCCTCGCCGTTCTCCTAAACTCCGGCGCCTGCCCGAGCACCAACACTCGCATCCTCGCCCCCTCCTCCGTAGACCTGTTATTCACCAACCAAAtcccaacccaacccaactTTGCGCGCGGGAACCCACCGCCGGCGGACGCCAGTCTGGTAAACGAGGCGGATGATATGTATCCGCAGAAGGGCGATCCTGCGCAGGGGTGGGGGTATGGCGGGTTTTTGACGCTGGAAGAGGGTGAGACGGGGAGGAGTGGGGGCACGATGTGGTGGATGGGACTTGCGAATTGTTTTTGGTGGGTGGATCGGGAGAGGAGCGTTGCTGGGTGTCTTGGAGCGCAGGTTCTGCCGGGTGGGGATGAACATGTTGTGAGGGCATGGGGGGAGGTTGAAAAGGGTGTTTATGGGGGGTTGGTTGGGTGA
- a CDS encoding DUF1932 multi-domain protein, protein MPRPVEESIIAIFSIGQMGLGIAKLLQAHKYHVITNVSDRSAATKARALSAGIQLYDTDEEVIREAEYFISIVPPLDAIATAERVRNAWAGSKRIGARKLYYLDLNAISPATAKKIAGIFEPPEYDVQVVDGGIIGGPPAPSKQDPSGWTRPGIPLSGPRSLENCGMLGWEVMKILNAKHIGPEIGTASGLKCCFAAISKGFTALALQSFTTASSLGVLEHLKEYMDLYNLNARQKAEKNIVGCTGKAYRWVEEMNQIGECFSTEGAWQDQACVFREIASLFQGLADVVEENGGQGMKNDEDVVEALGKKLHSKS, encoded by the coding sequence ATGCCACGCCCAGTAGAAGAAAGCATCATAGCCATCTTCTCCATCGGCCAAATGGGCCTCGGCATCGCCAAACTCCTCCAAGCGCACAAATACCACGTCATCACAAACGTCAGTGACCGCAGCGCAGCAACAAAAGCCCGAGCCTTGTCCGCCGGCATCCAGCTCTACGATACCGATGAAGAAGTCATTAGGGAGGCAGAGTACTTCATAAGTATCGTACCGCCACTCGATGCAATCGCAACTGCCGAGCGCGTACGCAATGCCTGGGCAGGCTCGAAAAGGATTGGAGCACGAAAATTGTATTATTTGGACTTAAATGCGATTAGCCCTGCGACGGCGAAAAAGATAGCAGGAATATTTGAGCCACCAGAATACGATGTGCAAGTTGTCGATGGAGGCATCATTGGAGGTCCGCCAGCTCCTTCAAAGCAAGACCCATCTGGCTGGACGAGACCTGGGATCCCTCTCTCAGGTCCCCGTTCACTAGAGAACTGTGGCATGTTGGGCTGGGAAGTGATGAAAATCCTGAATGCAAAGCATATTGGCCCAGAGATCGGCACAGCGTCGGGGTTAAAATGTTGTTTCGCTGCTATAAGTAAAGGCTTTACTGCACTGGCGTTGCAATCTTTTACCACAGCATCTAGTCTCGGGGTGCTGGAGCACCTGAAAGAATACATGGATCTGTATAATCTTAATGCGCGGCAGAAAGCTGAGAAGAATATTGTGGGATGTACGGGCAAGGCGTATCGTTGGGTGGAGGAGATGAATCAGATAGGCGAGTGTTTTAGCACAGAAGGCGCGTGGCAGGATCAAGCGTGTGTGTTTCGAGAGATTGCGAGTTTGTTTCAGGGGCTGGCTGATGTTGTTGAGGAGAATGGGGGCCAGGGTATGAAGAACGACGAGGATGTTGTTGAGGCGTTGGGTAAGAAATTACATTCGAAATCGTGA